A single Amphiura filiformis chromosome 8, Afil_fr2py, whole genome shotgun sequence DNA region contains:
- the LOC140158437 gene encoding cystine/glutamate transporter-like codes for MIGSGIFISPKGILENTGSVGMSIVIWVLCGLISMCGALCYAELGTMIPKSGAEFNYFLETYGGMIAFMYLWVANFILKPASAIIILACAEYIVQPFYEGTSCGAPDITIKLIAICIAGESQIWFKIFNYNIPAKLKKFQQTVSCCMQSGDLL; via the exons ATGATCGGCTCTGGAATTTTCATTTCACCAAAAGGTATTTTAGAAAATACTGGGAGTGTTGGTATGAGCATTGTCATTTGGGTACTGTGTGGACTCATATCAATGTGTG GAGCGCTTTGTTATGCCGAACTTGGTACTATGATCCCCAAATCTGGTGCGGAATTCAACTACTTTTTGGAAACCTACGGAGGCATGATTGCATTTATGTATTTGTGGGTAGCTAACTTCATCCTTAAACCAGCGAGTGCTATAATCATCTTAGCATGTGCTGAATATATTGTGCAACCTTTTTATGAAGGAACTTCTTGTGGTGCTCCAGATATTACGATTAAGTTAATAGCAATATGTATAGCCGGTGAGTCACAGATATGGTTCAAAATCTTTAACTATAATATTCCAGCTAAGCTAAAAAAATTTCAGCAAACCGTATCTTGCTGTATGCAAAGTGGAGATTTGCTTTGA